One Bacteroidetes bacterium SB0662_bin_6 DNA window includes the following coding sequences:
- a CDS encoding aminotransferase IV, translated as MLQTFDERNRNILVNINGTLTPRDQAGVSPFDSAVQGGDFVWEGLRLYKGRIFRLIEHLDRLKASAQALAFAVIPSHEEIIGEIRRTLEANDMRDGVHIRLSLTRGVKITSGMDPRLNQNGPTLIVLAEYKAPVYPTDGLTLITSSIRRFPPDFLDPKIHHGNLLQSILAKTEANAAGADDALMLDRSGFIAETNATHIFLVKNGIVLTGHTHACPEGITRQVVLELCAAHGIESDVRNLSLAEAYSADEMFCTGTMGELAGVTQLDGRTIGDGRIGPMTQRLAGLYREETARSGVVVVE; from the coding sequence ATGCTCCAGACCTTCGACGAGCGCAACCGGAATATTCTTGTCAATATCAACGGTACGCTGACGCCCCGGGATCAGGCGGGTGTGAGCCCGTTCGACAGTGCGGTGCAGGGCGGGGATTTCGTATGGGAAGGGCTTCGCCTGTACAAGGGCCGCATCTTTCGCCTTATCGAACATCTCGACCGACTGAAAGCATCGGCGCAGGCGCTGGCGTTTGCCGTCATTCCGTCGCATGAAGAAATCATCGGGGAAATACGTCGTACGCTGGAGGCCAACGACATGCGGGACGGGGTGCATATCCGTCTGTCACTGACGCGGGGGGTGAAAATCACGTCGGGCATGGACCCGCGCCTGAACCAGAACGGCCCGACGCTGATCGTGCTGGCCGAATACAAGGCCCCGGTGTACCCGACGGACGGGTTGACGCTGATAACAAGTTCCATCCGGCGATTCCCGCCCGACTTTCTGGACCCGAAGATTCACCACGGGAATCTGCTCCAGTCGATCCTGGCCAAAACGGAAGCGAATGCGGCGGGAGCGGACGATGCGCTGATGCTGGACCGCAGCGGGTTCATCGCCGAAACGAACGCCACGCATATTTTTCTGGTGAAGAACGGGATCGTGCTGACGGGGCATACTCATGCCTGCCCGGAAGGCATTACCCGGCAGGTTGTGCTGGAATTGTGCGCAGCGCACGGCATCGAATCCGACGTGCGGAATCTGTCTCTGGCGGAAGCGTACAGCGCGGACGAAATGTTCTGCACCGGAACGATGGGTGAACTGGCGGGCGTTACGCAGCTCGACGGACGGACCATCGGCGACGGGCGTATCGGGCCGATGACGCAGCGCCTTGCCGGGTTGTACCGGGAAGAAACCGCGCGCAGCGGGGTCGTGGTGGTGGAATGA
- a CDS encoding DUF4399 domain-containing protein yields MTSFRSIAKIAFCLLTAGGLLSQAAFAQDMPRTDAPEGASVYIISPEDGATIEGGKVHVVFGLKGMGVAPAGIDYPDTGHHHLLVNAEELPPMDMPIPTDETHLHFGMGQTETTLELEPGVYTLQLLVGDKNHIPHDAPVMSEKITVTVE; encoded by the coding sequence ATGACTTCCTTTCGCTCCATCGCTAAAATCGCCTTTTGCCTGCTCACCGCCGGCGGACTCCTTTCGCAAGCAGCCTTCGCGCAGGACATGCCCCGCACCGACGCGCCCGAAGGCGCTTCGGTATATATCATCAGCCCTGAAGACGGCGCCACGATAGAGGGCGGCAAAGTACATGTCGTGTTCGGCCTGAAAGGCATGGGCGTGGCCCCCGCAGGCATCGACTACCCCGACACCGGACACCATCACCTGCTGGTCAATGCGGAAGAGCTGCCCCCCATGGACATGCCCATCCCTACCGACGAAACCCATCTCCACTTCGGCATGGGCCAGACGGAAACGACCCTTGAACTGGAACCGGGCGTGTACACCCTGCAACTACTGGTCGGGGACAAAAATCACATCCCCCACGATGCGCCGGTGATGTCGGAGAAAATCACGGTGACGGTGGAGTGA
- a CDS encoding outer membrane beta-barrel protein has product MRDSLRAIAKIVCCLLVIGGISLQAALAQNISGAVAPDPDPAHRTSPRDGAAIGSDFADNTFGYDSGALPETTKRTTLTANRFYIGLEAGVSLSGHLDISHIFLNHPTRCDPFFYAPGAAPTGGECAAGKISYIDAIFVPGASFAGSTSLGYALRNRLRIEVEYLNRRQGSHNRAISLGSDSDDVLDQKSSEWDANDPPSERLYGLSTHHVFLNAWYDLRTGSRLTPYIGGGVGLASTTMHYSARFLRRSDLGPEPWQMAAAGTLSHIDAELENTGWRFQAAVGMDYALRDNVSIIAKVRWIPSFSFDDNDNLWTQIRDHDPVRSDGVTPFTSDFMVSGVSRWVMTAGLRYSL; this is encoded by the coding sequence GTGAGGGATTCTCTTCGCGCCATAGCAAAAATCGTTTGCTGCCTGCTTGTAATCGGCGGGATTTCTCTCCAAGCGGCTCTGGCGCAGAATATATCCGGTGCCGTCGCACCTGACCCCGACCCGGCGCACCGCACGAGTCCCAGAGACGGAGCAGCGATCGGAAGCGACTTCGCGGACAACACGTTCGGCTACGATTCAGGGGCTCTGCCGGAAACGACCAAAAGGACTACCCTGACAGCCAACCGGTTTTATATCGGACTCGAAGCAGGCGTTTCCCTGTCGGGCCATCTCGACATTTCTCATATCTTCTTGAATCATCCGACCCGGTGCGATCCGTTTTTTTATGCCCCCGGCGCGGCGCCGACCGGCGGAGAGTGCGCGGCGGGGAAAATATCCTACATAGACGCCATATTCGTTCCCGGCGCGAGCTTCGCCGGAAGCACATCGCTGGGGTATGCACTCCGCAACAGGCTGCGTATTGAAGTGGAATACCTCAACCGCCGCCAGGGTTCGCATAATCGGGCCATTTCCCTGGGTTCGGACAGTGATGACGTCCTTGATCAAAAGAGCAGCGAATGGGATGCAAACGATCCTCCCTCGGAACGGCTCTATGGCTTGAGCACCCATCATGTTTTCCTCAACGCCTGGTACGATCTGCGGACCGGCTCGCGACTAACGCCCTATATCGGGGGCGGCGTGGGTCTGGCCTCGACGACCATGCACTACTCAGCCAGATTCCTGCGCAGAAGCGATCTCGGGCCGGAACCGTGGCAGATGGCCGCTGCGGGCACGCTCAGCCACATAGACGCCGAACTGGAAAATACCGGTTGGAGATTTCAGGCAGCAGTAGGCATGGATTACGCGCTGCGCGACAACGTTTCGATCATCGCAAAGGTGCGCTGGATACCCTCCTTCAGCTTCGATGATAACGACAATCTATGGACACAAATCCGGGATCATGACCCTGTTCGCTCCGACGGCGTGACGCCGTTTACGAGCGATTTCATGGTAAGCGGCGTAAGTCGCTGGGTCATGACAGCCGGACTCAGGTATTCTCTCTGA
- a CDS encoding aspartate aminotransferase family protein gives MAAPYREIIKDIRLAFPQPTSDRIHDSYLVHSFMNALNQVDALKMHLPMLGAVVKPDYEQARHARLPEDMSSVEEVASELVSYLRGMTVVGHPRTQQNVICPPSIPSVIGVLLAALHNPNLGWDEHSRLFALAEVEAASITAGLIGYDQKEAAGVFTFGGTGTSLYGIRIGLEKACPGTLRRGLSEEAVVFVADTGHYCAYSIAGWVGIGSDQVVSIPTTPENEIDLHLLEEAACKALQDGKKIAAFIATMGSTDAFGVDDLQAIVALRDRLVEEFDLPYRPHVHADAVIGWAWSVFNDYDFEKNELGFRPRTLRALAGACRRIRELPLADSVGVDFHKTGFTPYISSLVLVKDYKDLRLLKRDREQMPYLYQFGEYKPGMYTLETSRAATGPMAALANYRLLGVQGIRALIGHLVEMAQLLREHLEGHEGIIVLNRDNYGPVTLFRVYPPGKEAFATFTNRRKEFTDPAYRNALLAYNNYNRKVSAYVHEEAMAGRGVLLSLTDCYRHTIYGEPIVALKSYIMSPFVDHENLEIIVEKVLEARGQLRQDTASRKDRKILHWFAS, from the coding sequence ATGGCCGCGCCTTATAGAGAAATTATCAAGGATATCCGGCTCGCGTTTCCTCAGCCGACTTCCGACCGGATTCACGACTCGTATCTCGTGCATTCGTTTATGAATGCGCTGAACCAGGTGGATGCCCTGAAAATGCATTTGCCGATGCTCGGCGCCGTCGTCAAACCCGACTACGAGCAGGCAAGACACGCCCGATTACCCGAGGACATGTCCTCGGTGGAAGAGGTCGCATCCGAACTCGTAAGCTACCTGCGGGGCATGACGGTCGTCGGGCATCCCCGCACACAGCAGAACGTCATTTGTCCACCCTCCATTCCCAGCGTGATCGGGGTATTGCTCGCCGCGCTGCACAACCCGAATCTGGGGTGGGACGAACACAGTCGGCTCTTTGCGCTGGCCGAGGTCGAGGCCGCCAGCATCACTGCCGGGCTGATCGGATACGATCAGAAAGAGGCCGCCGGCGTGTTCACGTTCGGTGGCACCGGCACTTCGCTGTACGGAATCCGGATCGGCCTGGAAAAAGCGTGTCCGGGAACCTTACGCCGCGGATTGTCCGAAGAGGCGGTAGTGTTTGTGGCGGATACAGGCCATTACTGCGCGTACAGCATTGCAGGATGGGTCGGCATAGGCTCGGATCAAGTGGTTTCGATTCCCACGACCCCCGAAAACGAAATCGATTTGCACCTGCTCGAGGAAGCGGCGTGCAAGGCGCTGCAGGACGGCAAAAAGATCGCGGCCTTCATTGCGACGATGGGCAGCACCGACGCCTTCGGCGTGGACGATCTGCAGGCTATCGTGGCGCTTCGGGACAGGCTGGTCGAGGAGTTCGATCTGCCCTATCGTCCGCATGTGCATGCCGACGCCGTGATCGGATGGGCCTGGTCGGTCTTCAATGACTACGATTTCGAGAAGAACGAGCTGGGCTTCCGGCCCCGCACCCTGCGGGCGCTCGCAGGCGCATGCAGGCGGATACGGGAGCTTCCGCTCGCCGACTCCGTGGGCGTGGACTTCCACAAGACCGGTTTTACGCCCTACATATCCAGCCTCGTGCTCGTCAAGGACTACAAAGACCTCCGGTTGCTGAAACGCGACCGGGAGCAGATGCCGTATCTCTATCAATTCGGGGAATACAAGCCGGGGATGTATACCCTGGAAACGTCCCGGGCGGCGACAGGTCCCATGGCGGCGCTCGCCAATTACCGCTTGCTTGGCGTGCAGGGCATACGCGCCCTGATCGGACATCTCGTGGAGATGGCCCAGTTGCTGCGCGAACACCTCGAAGGGCACGAAGGCATTATCGTGCTGAACCGGGATAATTACGGGCCCGTGACGCTGTTCCGGGTATATCCCCCCGGCAAGGAAGCCTTTGCGACCTTCACGAACAGGCGGAAGGAATTCACGGACCCCGCCTATCGGAACGCCCTGCTCGCGTACAACAACTATAACCGGAAGGTCTCAGCGTATGTGCACGAGGAAGCCATGGCGGGCCGGGGCGTGTTACTTTCCCTGACGGACTGCTACCGGCACACCATCTACGGGGAACCCATCGTGGCCCTGAAATCCTATATCATGTCCCCGTTCGTGGACCATGAGAACCTGGAAATCATCGTGGAGAAAGTGCTGGAGGCGCGGGGACAGTTGCGACAAGACACGGCATCCAGAAAGGACCGAAAGATTCTGCACTGGTTTGCTTCGTGA